AGATTTGCCCGATGGATATTGATGTAATGTCATATATAAGTCAGGGTAAAAAAGTTCAAAGCACGGAATGCATATTATGTTTTGAATGCAGGATGAACTGCCCGGCTGGAGCGATTAAATAAACAAACCTCTATAAAATACATCGGGGAAACCTAAAGAAGGCCGCATTGTACACCTGAAAAAGCGCCTGCAAGCATAAGGTTAGTTGAAGCAATATGCTTCATAGGGGGGATAAATATACACCTTACAATTCATCTCAGGTCTGTGAAAGCTGAGGTAGCCTTGCCCGTTCATTATAACCACATCGTCCAGGCTGCTGTTTACAATTCCATTGAGCCCGAAATGGCCGATTTCCTTCATCAAAAGGGGTTTCTTGATGGGGGAAGGACATTTAAGATGTTTGCCTTTTCTCTCCTGCGGGGCCCGTTTGTGTTTGACAGGAGCCAGAATTTGATCATATTTACAGGCGAAATCCGGCTGACCGTTTCTTCGCCGGTGGACGATTTTTGCCAGTCTCTGGCCAATACTCTGCTGACCAGGGGATATATAAGGCTGGGTGAAGCGGAAACGGCAGTTGAAAAGATTTATGTCCAGAAATTCAAGGTCGAAAAAGAGGAGGTCATCCTAAAGACACTATCTCCGGTTGTTTTGTACAGCACCTTGTTGAGGCCGGACGGGCGCAAGTACACCTGTTATTTTCAGCCCGGTGAACCTGATTATGAAAAGCTGTTAAGCAGCAACCTGCAAAAAAAATACCGGGCATTTTACGGAACCGAACCACCCCCGGAAATGATAAAGGCCAAAGCGGCGGGAAGACAGAGGATGCATATCATCAATTACAAGGGGACTATTATCAAGGGTTATTCCGGCAAAATACTGCTGGCTGGCCCTGTTCCCCTGCTGCAGCTGGCGGTGGACGGGGGCTTAGGCGGGAAGAATGCCCAGGGATTCGGGTGCGTAGAGATTGCAGGGCCCGCAAAGCGATAACACACCGTTTGGCGGTGTGTTATCAAATCCTTGTAGGTAGGCTAATTATGGAATAACAAACTAAAGAAAACAAATTTTTCAATTCCTAAATATAAGGTAACTATTAAGGTAACTATATTAGAATTATAAGGCTGAACAGGTAACATGGCTACAGGAAAAATATACCTTGACAATATTTTTTGAATAATATAATTTTAACTAGATAAAACAAATAAGGAATTCGGAAATACCCAAACAATTCCAGGCAGAAAATGGTAAATTGTAATTAATAAGGTATAGTAAAAGAGATATTTTTGCCGAGAGGTGATGAAGAAAGAATCAAGAGAGCATAGCGGAAATACAGGGGATAAAAAAGAGAAAAGCAGAGCTAATCCTT
This sequence is a window from Peptococcaceae bacterium. Protein-coding genes within it:
- the cas6 gene encoding CRISPR-associated endoribonuclease Cas6, translating into MHLTIHLRSVKAEVALPVHYNHIVQAAVYNSIEPEMADFLHQKGFLDGGRTFKMFAFSLLRGPFVFDRSQNLIIFTGEIRLTVSSPVDDFCQSLANTLLTRGYIRLGEAETAVEKIYVQKFKVEKEEVILKTLSPVVLYSTLLRPDGRKYTCYFQPGEPDYEKLLSSNLQKKYRAFYGTEPPPEMIKAKAAGRQRMHIINYKGTIIKGYSGKILLAGPVPLLQLAVDGGLGGKNAQGFGCVEIAGPAKR